One genomic segment of Amycolatopsis granulosa includes these proteins:
- the fdxA gene encoding ferredoxin, giving the protein MTYVIAEPCVDVLDKACIDECPVDCIYEGDRMLYIHPDECVDCGACEPVCPVEAIYYEDDVPDEWAEYTKANVDFFDSLGSPGGASKVGKTSNDPQWIKDLPPQGE; this is encoded by the coding sequence GTGACGTACGTGATCGCCGAGCCCTGCGTCGACGTGCTCGACAAGGCGTGCATCGACGAGTGCCCTGTCGACTGCATCTACGAGGGCGACCGCATGCTCTACATCCACCCCGACGAGTGCGTGGACTGCGGCGCCTGCGAGCCGGTGTGCCCGGTCGAGGCGATCTACTACGAGGACGACGTGCCGGACGAGTGGGCCGAGTACACCAAGGCCAACGTCGACTTCTTCGACAGCCTGGGCTCGCCCGGCGGCGCCTCCAAGGTCGGCAAGACCAGCAACGATCCCCAGTGGATCAAGGACCTGCCGCCGCAGGGCGAATGA